One window from the genome of Esox lucius isolate fEsoLuc1 chromosome 23, fEsoLuc1.pri, whole genome shotgun sequence encodes:
- the sapcd1 gene encoding suppressor APC domain-containing protein 1 isoform X2, whose translation MAYSQCTDAGPYTVVIIPLRSSLSSLDALRFYLWIKRLKDLEREKDCLWAGLHVLEQARLWYQHRLKNNKARQADIGTRAVNRAEDWEEETLAGEGASSCLLRSRIHKEVCQKNLQISLLELERDRLLQELSVHLDVECSKDPD comes from the exons ATGGCCTACTCCCAGTGCACTGATGCCGGGCCCTACACCGTGGTCATCATCCCACTCCGGAGCAGCCTTTCCAGCCTCGACGCCCTGCGCTTCTACCTATGG ATTAAGAGGCTGAAAGAcctggagagggagaaggactgCCTCTGGGCCGGCCTACACGTTCTAGAGCAGGCCCGTCTATGGTACCAACATagactgaaaaacaacaaagccAGGCAGGCTGACATAGGGACAAGGGCTGTCAATAGAGCAGAGGACTGGGAAGAAGAAACTTTGGCAGGAGAG GGGGCTTCATCATGCCTCCTGAGGTCTCGGATCCACAAG GAGGTATGTCAGAAGAATCTTCAGATCTCATTGTTGGAGTTGGAGAGGGACAGACTACTGCAAGAGCTGAGTGTGCATCTGGATGTAGAATGTAGTAAGGATCCTGACTGA
- the sapcd1 gene encoding suppressor APC domain-containing protein 1 isoform X1, translating to MAYSQCTDAGPYTVVIIPLRSSLSSLDALRFYLWIKRLKDLEREKDCLWAGLHVLEQARLWYQHRLKNNKARQADIGTRAVNRAEDWEEETLAGEGASSCLLRSRIHKVNGSLGSLISEPNVTRRPSFTEWTGAELSDSGKLCWQNTVLAQEVCQKNLQISLLELERDRLLQELSVHLDVECSKDPD from the exons ATGGCCTACTCCCAGTGCACTGATGCCGGGCCCTACACCGTGGTCATCATCCCACTCCGGAGCAGCCTTTCCAGCCTCGACGCCCTGCGCTTCTACCTATGG ATTAAGAGGCTGAAAGAcctggagagggagaaggactgCCTCTGGGCCGGCCTACACGTTCTAGAGCAGGCCCGTCTATGGTACCAACATagactgaaaaacaacaaagccAGGCAGGCTGACATAGGGACAAGGGCTGTCAATAGAGCAGAGGACTGGGAAGAAGAAACTTTGGCAGGAGAG GGGGCTTCATCATGCCTCCTGAGGTCTCGGATCCACAAGGTAAATGGATCTCTGGGTAGTCTGATCAGTGAGCCCAATGTGACCCGCCGACCCTCTTTTACAGAGTGGACAGGGGCCGAATTATCAGACAGTGGCAAGCTATGTTGGCAGAACACAGTACTGGCACAG GAGGTATGTCAGAAGAATCTTCAGATCTCATTGTTGGAGTTGGAGAGGGACAGACTACTGCAAGAGCTGAGTGTGCATCTGGATGTAGAATGTAGTAAGGATCCTGACTGA
- the LOC105029081 gene encoding achaete-scute homolog 3, whose amino-acid sequence MMREDYEDSVRREMSEHTKGFFERVPYVQVQPIAFSLSMDRQRAHYSDAFGLPYSLDAKTFLDPVYGQRFAGSISYFPLQGHNGVYDYSFEPAFIRKRNERERQRVRCVNEGYARLREHLPQEFEDKRLSKVETLRAAIDYIKHLQGVTFQIQTNNNNNITSVGQTSHQRQQACMASG is encoded by the exons ATGATGAGGGAAGATTATGAAGACTCTGTGAGGAG agagATGTCTGAACACACGAAGGGATTTTTCGAGCGCGTGCCATACGTCCAAGTCCAACCCATAGCGTTCAGCCTGTCAATGGATCGTCAGAGAGCGCATTACTCGGACGCGTTTGGACTTCCATATTCTCTGGACGCAAAAACTTTCCTGGATCCTGTGTACGGTCAGAGATTTGCAGGGAGCATATCCTATTTCCCTTTACAAGGGCACAACGGTGTATATGACTATTCCTTCGAACCAGCGTTCATCCGTAAACGGAACGAGAGGGAACGGCAGCGCGTACGCTGCGTAAACGAGGGTTACGCGCGGCTCCGGGAACATCTTCCACAGGAATTTGAGGACAAACGACTCAGCAAAGTGGAGACACTGCGCGCTGCAATAGACTACATAAAACACTTGCAAG GAGTAACATTCCAAATCCAgaccaataacaacaacaacatcacttCTGTGGGCCAAACAAGCCATCAGAGACAACAAGCCTGCATGGCTTCAGGGTAA
- the prdm4 gene encoding PR domain zinc finger protein 4 isoform X1, with amino-acid sequence MNDMNLSPVGMDQLSVPSVSSSHLGLPTSPTHNPITTPGMPVAIPSLGPSLGSLPSALSLMLPMGPLGDRGVMCGLPERNYSLPPPPYPHLESSYFRHILPGILSYLADRPPPQYIHPSSLNMDGTLSVSSQNPTGMDSYSGPGGPLEQGLVSLDSRQVGGQGDLHQGGGHEVQLDSTGLNMESRVSSPISPDQMGEELANMDGVVGSESQQQLGGRGQSHEGLSGVDSSGGVMPLHRPGLELPVAMEPEHLGGRVGNSGGGGGGGLGESLHGSGELNPGGVSVVLTQSQLEPVSLHGHSGMGLEPVNVSPITAEVSLGPENSLVLVNNSLQMEDSTSNKENMVTAFTIWCTLCERSYPSDCPEHGPVTFIPDTPIQSRARLSLPRPLCLRISVADEPLGVFARDVIPPRTCFGPMVGQHCSNVDLQDWPDKDTPQIWKMFHNNVLEFCIVTTDENECNWMMFVRKARTQEEQNLVAYPDNGKLFFCTSTEILPDQELLFYYTIDYCGQLGLPRVPEGQVCQCGKECQSYAELKSHLSSHDNPHCHSPGQDAKLPGGSTSSSPWPCHSHNSGHSDSADNSGSGRHGHEKKHKCSMCSRAFTTSTKLNVHFMGHVGMKPHKCEYCGKAFSDPSNLRMHLKIHTGQKNYRCNVCEKSFTQKSHVASHMMIHTGAKNLKCDLCDRMFIRKQDLKQHMFTHTQERQIRCPKCDKHFSRTNHLKKHLNSHEGRRDYICEKCEKAFLTKYHLTRHVKICKGPKTDRGAQQEEEGEEEEDEEEDDEEVERLIDPDRREDCGLESYDSEKPLSPHP; translated from the exons ATGAATGACATGAACCTCAGTCCTGTTGGGATGGACCAGCTTAGCGTGCCCTCTGTGAGTTCCAGTCATCTCGGTCTGCCCACATCCCCAACCCACAATCCCATCACAACACCAG GCATGCCTGTGGCTATTCCCAGCCTGGGTCCCTCTCTAGGGTCCCTTCCCTCCGCTCTGTCCCTCATGCTGCCAATGGGACCTCTTGGGGACAGAGGGGTCATGTGTGGCCTTCCAGAGAGGAACTACTCGCTACCTCCTCCCCCCTACCCACACCTGGAAAGTAGCTACTTCAGACACATACTGCCAG GTATCCTGTCTTACCTTGCAGACCGGCCTCCCCCTCAGTACATACACCCCAGTAGCCTTAACATGGACGGGACTCTCTCTGTGTCCAGTCAGAACCCCACAGGCATGGACTCTTACAGTGGCCCTGGTGGGCCCCTGGAACAAGGCCTGGTGTCCCTGGACTCACGGCAGGTCGGAGGCCAGGGGGACCTCCACCAGGGCGGGGGCCACGAGGTGCAGCTGGACTCCACTGGGCTGAACATGGAGTCCCGGGTCAGCAGCCCCATATCCCCGGACCAGATGGGTGAGGAACTGGCCAACATGGATGGGGTAGTGGGGTCAGAGAGCCAGCAGCAACTTGGAGGGAGAGGCCAAAGTCACGAAGGGCTGAGTGGAGTGGACTCATCCGGGGGGGTGATGCCCCTGCACCGGCCTGGCCTGGAGCTTCCCGTGGCTATGGAACCGGAGCACCTAGGCGGTCGGGTGGGGAACTCGGGGGGCGGAGGCGGAGGGGGACTGGGGGAATCTTTACATGGCTCAGGCGAGCTGAACCCCGGGGGGGTGAGTGTGGTGCTCACCCAGTCCCAGCTGGAGCCCGTGTCCCTCCACGGTCACTCAGGCATGGGCCTGGAGCCAGTCAATGTGTCCCCCATCACGGCAGAGGTGTCCCTGGGGCCAGAGAACAGCCTGGTGCTGGTCAACAACTCCCTGCAGATGGAGGACTCCACCTCCAATAAGGAGAACATGGTCACCGCCTTCACCATTT GGTGCACTCTGTGCGAGCGCTCTTATCCCTCCGACTGCCCTGAGCACGGCCCAGTCACCTTTATCCCTGACACGCCCATCCAGAGCCGAGCTCGCCTCTCCCTGCCTCGCCCACTCTGCCTCCGCATCTCTGTAGCTGATGAGCCTTTAG gAGTGTTTGCCCGGGATGTCATACCTCCCAGGACCTGCTTTGGTCCCATGGTGGGGCAACACTGTAGCAATGTTGACCTGCAAGACTGGCCGGACAAGGACACACCGCAGATTTGGAAG ATGTTCCACAACAACGTGCTAGAGTTCTGCATCGTGACCACAGACGAGAACGAATGCAACTGGATGATGTTTGTCCGCAAGGCAAG AACCCAAGAGGAGCAGAACCTGGTGGCCTACCCTGACAACGGCAAGCTGTTCTTCTGCACATCCACGGAGATCCTCCCAGATCAGGAGCTGCTCTTCTACTACACCATTGACTACTGCGGCCAGTTGGGGCTTCCTCGTGTCCCTGAGGGCCAGGTGTGCCAGTGTGGCAAAGAATGCCAATCCTATGCCGAGCTCAAGTCTCACCTGAGCAGCCACGACAACCCCCATTGCCACAGCCCCGGTCAGGACGCCAAGCTGCCCGGCGGCAGCACGTCCTCGTCCCCCTGGCCGTGCCACTCACACAACAGCGGCCACTCGGACAGCGCCGACAACTCCGGCTCGGGCAGGCACGGGCACGAGAAGAAGCACAAGTGCAGCATGTGCTCGCGGGCGTTCACCACGTCCACCAAGCTCAACGTGCACTTCATGGGGCACGTCGGGATGAAGCCGCACAAGTGCGAATACTGCGGCAAGGCCTTCAGCGATCCCAGCAACCTGCGGATGCACCTGAAGATTCAcacag GTCAGAAGAACTACAGGTGCAACGTGTGCGAGAAGTCGTTCACTCAGAAGTCCCACGTGGCGTCTCACATGATGATTCACACGGGAGCCAAGAACCTCAAGTGTGATCTGTGTGACAGGATGTTCATCAGGAAGCAGGACCTGAAGCAgcacatgttcacacacacaca AGAGCGCCAGATTCGCTGCCCCAAGTGCGACAAACATTTCTCGAGGACTAACCACCTAAAGAAGCACTTGAACTCCCATGAGGGGCGACGGGACTACATCTGCGAGAAGTGTGAGAAGGCCTTCCTCACGAAATACCACCTCACCAGACACGTGAAGATCTGCAAGGGCCCCAAGACTGACCGAGGGGCCCAgcaagaggaagagggggaggaagaggaggatgaagaggaggacgaCGAAGAGGTGGAGAGACTGATTGATCCGGATCGCAGAGAGGACTGTGGGTTAGAGAGTTATGATTCTGAAAAACCACTGTCACCACACCCTTGA
- the prdm4 gene encoding PR domain zinc finger protein 4 isoform X2: MPVAIPSLGPSLGSLPSALSLMLPMGPLGDRGVMCGLPERNYSLPPPPYPHLESSYFRHILPGILSYLADRPPPQYIHPSSLNMDGTLSVSSQNPTGMDSYSGPGGPLEQGLVSLDSRQVGGQGDLHQGGGHEVQLDSTGLNMESRVSSPISPDQMGEELANMDGVVGSESQQQLGGRGQSHEGLSGVDSSGGVMPLHRPGLELPVAMEPEHLGGRVGNSGGGGGGGLGESLHGSGELNPGGVSVVLTQSQLEPVSLHGHSGMGLEPVNVSPITAEVSLGPENSLVLVNNSLQMEDSTSNKENMVTAFTIWCTLCERSYPSDCPEHGPVTFIPDTPIQSRARLSLPRPLCLRISVADEPLGVFARDVIPPRTCFGPMVGQHCSNVDLQDWPDKDTPQIWKMFHNNVLEFCIVTTDENECNWMMFVRKARTQEEQNLVAYPDNGKLFFCTSTEILPDQELLFYYTIDYCGQLGLPRVPEGQVCQCGKECQSYAELKSHLSSHDNPHCHSPGQDAKLPGGSTSSSPWPCHSHNSGHSDSADNSGSGRHGHEKKHKCSMCSRAFTTSTKLNVHFMGHVGMKPHKCEYCGKAFSDPSNLRMHLKIHTGQKNYRCNVCEKSFTQKSHVASHMMIHTGAKNLKCDLCDRMFIRKQDLKQHMFTHTQERQIRCPKCDKHFSRTNHLKKHLNSHEGRRDYICEKCEKAFLTKYHLTRHVKICKGPKTDRGAQQEEEGEEEEDEEEDDEEVERLIDPDRREDCGLESYDSEKPLSPHP, translated from the exons ATGCCTGTGGCTATTCCCAGCCTGGGTCCCTCTCTAGGGTCCCTTCCCTCCGCTCTGTCCCTCATGCTGCCAATGGGACCTCTTGGGGACAGAGGGGTCATGTGTGGCCTTCCAGAGAGGAACTACTCGCTACCTCCTCCCCCCTACCCACACCTGGAAAGTAGCTACTTCAGACACATACTGCCAG GTATCCTGTCTTACCTTGCAGACCGGCCTCCCCCTCAGTACATACACCCCAGTAGCCTTAACATGGACGGGACTCTCTCTGTGTCCAGTCAGAACCCCACAGGCATGGACTCTTACAGTGGCCCTGGTGGGCCCCTGGAACAAGGCCTGGTGTCCCTGGACTCACGGCAGGTCGGAGGCCAGGGGGACCTCCACCAGGGCGGGGGCCACGAGGTGCAGCTGGACTCCACTGGGCTGAACATGGAGTCCCGGGTCAGCAGCCCCATATCCCCGGACCAGATGGGTGAGGAACTGGCCAACATGGATGGGGTAGTGGGGTCAGAGAGCCAGCAGCAACTTGGAGGGAGAGGCCAAAGTCACGAAGGGCTGAGTGGAGTGGACTCATCCGGGGGGGTGATGCCCCTGCACCGGCCTGGCCTGGAGCTTCCCGTGGCTATGGAACCGGAGCACCTAGGCGGTCGGGTGGGGAACTCGGGGGGCGGAGGCGGAGGGGGACTGGGGGAATCTTTACATGGCTCAGGCGAGCTGAACCCCGGGGGGGTGAGTGTGGTGCTCACCCAGTCCCAGCTGGAGCCCGTGTCCCTCCACGGTCACTCAGGCATGGGCCTGGAGCCAGTCAATGTGTCCCCCATCACGGCAGAGGTGTCCCTGGGGCCAGAGAACAGCCTGGTGCTGGTCAACAACTCCCTGCAGATGGAGGACTCCACCTCCAATAAGGAGAACATGGTCACCGCCTTCACCATTT GGTGCACTCTGTGCGAGCGCTCTTATCCCTCCGACTGCCCTGAGCACGGCCCAGTCACCTTTATCCCTGACACGCCCATCCAGAGCCGAGCTCGCCTCTCCCTGCCTCGCCCACTCTGCCTCCGCATCTCTGTAGCTGATGAGCCTTTAG gAGTGTTTGCCCGGGATGTCATACCTCCCAGGACCTGCTTTGGTCCCATGGTGGGGCAACACTGTAGCAATGTTGACCTGCAAGACTGGCCGGACAAGGACACACCGCAGATTTGGAAG ATGTTCCACAACAACGTGCTAGAGTTCTGCATCGTGACCACAGACGAGAACGAATGCAACTGGATGATGTTTGTCCGCAAGGCAAG AACCCAAGAGGAGCAGAACCTGGTGGCCTACCCTGACAACGGCAAGCTGTTCTTCTGCACATCCACGGAGATCCTCCCAGATCAGGAGCTGCTCTTCTACTACACCATTGACTACTGCGGCCAGTTGGGGCTTCCTCGTGTCCCTGAGGGCCAGGTGTGCCAGTGTGGCAAAGAATGCCAATCCTATGCCGAGCTCAAGTCTCACCTGAGCAGCCACGACAACCCCCATTGCCACAGCCCCGGTCAGGACGCCAAGCTGCCCGGCGGCAGCACGTCCTCGTCCCCCTGGCCGTGCCACTCACACAACAGCGGCCACTCGGACAGCGCCGACAACTCCGGCTCGGGCAGGCACGGGCACGAGAAGAAGCACAAGTGCAGCATGTGCTCGCGGGCGTTCACCACGTCCACCAAGCTCAACGTGCACTTCATGGGGCACGTCGGGATGAAGCCGCACAAGTGCGAATACTGCGGCAAGGCCTTCAGCGATCCCAGCAACCTGCGGATGCACCTGAAGATTCAcacag GTCAGAAGAACTACAGGTGCAACGTGTGCGAGAAGTCGTTCACTCAGAAGTCCCACGTGGCGTCTCACATGATGATTCACACGGGAGCCAAGAACCTCAAGTGTGATCTGTGTGACAGGATGTTCATCAGGAAGCAGGACCTGAAGCAgcacatgttcacacacacaca AGAGCGCCAGATTCGCTGCCCCAAGTGCGACAAACATTTCTCGAGGACTAACCACCTAAAGAAGCACTTGAACTCCCATGAGGGGCGACGGGACTACATCTGCGAGAAGTGTGAGAAGGCCTTCCTCACGAAATACCACCTCACCAGACACGTGAAGATCTGCAAGGGCCCCAAGACTGACCGAGGGGCCCAgcaagaggaagagggggaggaagaggaggatgaagaggaggacgaCGAAGAGGTGGAGAGACTGATTGATCCGGATCGCAGAGAGGACTGTGGGTTAGAGAGTTATGATTCTGAAAAACCACTGTCACCACACCCTTGA